In a single window of the Thunnus maccoyii chromosome 7, fThuMac1.1, whole genome shotgun sequence genome:
- the pfas gene encoding phosphoribosylformylglycinamidine synthase produces MRKQCGSHVGIGGLCVHPACQSADLKLPSVHSRGEEVYQDVRVMAVVRFYSNEGVKGRGLQRAAKLYPELSITTELCYNVELTGCESLSTEQKEVLLWLFRPPLQAEQLSEKPNLTEGSGEKLVEIGPRLNFSTAWSTNAVSICQSSGLTNVTRVELSRRFLIKPKNEGSGNKLNGDSKKLIECLYDSMTECIYQHPITSFTVETKPQPVFEVDILGKGRKALETANDDLGLAFDCWDLDYYTSMFQRIKRNPTSVECFDLAQSNSEHSRHWFFRGRMVIDGQEQEETLFSLIMDTQRQSNQNNVIKFCDNSSGIKGMELECVYPRDASQASPYETRHSLRHVIFTAETHNFPTGVAPFSGATTGTGGRIRDVQSAGQGGHVIAGTAGYCFGNLHIPGYDLPWESEGEGWEYPSSFAPPLQVAIEASDGASDYGNKFGEPVLSGFARSFGMRLANGERREWIKPIMFSGGLGSIEDTHIKKDQPETGMEVVKIGGPVYRIGVGGGAASSVQVQGDNSSDRDLGAVQRGDAEMEQKMNRALRACLERSGGNPICSIHDQGAGGNGNVLKELSEPAGAVIYCSRFKKGDPTLSVLELWGAEYQESNALLLRPSDRSFLERVCQREKCPVDFVGNITGDGKIVLVDDEGDSGDQASRGCCPVDLQLEWVLGKMPQKEFKMERLTPTHQPLALPAALTVKEALDRVLRLPAVASKRYLTNKVDRSVTGLVAQQQCVGPLHTPLADVAVVALSPFSLEGAATAIGEQPIKGLVCPAAGARMAVGEALTNLVFARVTALKDVKCSGNWMWAAKLPGEGACLWEACKAMCKVMGQLGVAIDGGKDSLSMAARVGKETVKAPGALVISAYVVCPDITATVTPDLEDPDGKGVLLWVPLSPGHHRLGGSALAQCYSQLGDCSPDLDQPQLLTACFNATQTLIHDHLLSAGHDISDGGLISCLLEMAFAGNRGIDVELSSQGAGVMELLFSEELGLVLEVSESDVETVCQRYSDAGVLCHRIGRTCGFGPEATVSVQVDGQEVLREPLPKLRALWEDTSFQLERLQANELCVKQEEEGLARRTQPYFKLTFDPSDMPSIRQLTAGQPRVAVVREEGSNGDREMSVSLFMAGFEVWDVTMQDLCSGSLTLEPFKAVVFVGGFSYADVLGSAKGWAATVAYNPKAKAEFDRFRQRDNTLSLGVCNGCQLLALLGWVGEGQDGGASEVVLTHNKSGRFESRFVSVGIQASPSVWLQGMEGSALGVWVAHGEGLMQFRSSQAQDQIISGGLAPLRYLDDQGHPTEEYPLNPNGSPQGIAGLCSKDGRHLAMMPHPERCTLGWQWPWAPRDFRPSLTPSPWLHMFKNAAAWCSNTN; encoded by the exons ATGCGCAAACAATGCGGCTCACACGTGGGTATCGGAGGTCTATGCGTCCATCCTGCCTGTCAGTCTGCAGACCTCAAACTACCTTCAGTCCATTCAAGAGGAGAAGAAGTTTATCAGGACGTCAGAG TCATGGCTGTGGTGAGGTTCTACAGTAATGAAGGCGTGAAGGGGCGGGGCTTACAGCGGGCAGCCAAGCTCTACCctgagctgtcaatcacaactgAGCTGTGCTACAATGTGGAGCTGACAG GCTGTGAAAGTCTGAGTACTGAACAGAAGGAGGTTCTCCTCTGGTTGTTTCGTCCACCACTGCAGGCAGAGCAGCTGTCCGAGAAGCCAAACCTCACAGAGGGTAGCGGGGAGAAACTGGTGGAGATCGGACCCAG GTTGAACTTCTCCACTGCTTGGTCCACTAATGCTGTGTCCATCTGCCAGAGCTCCGGCCTCACTAATGTCACCCGAGTCGAGCTGTCTCGCAGGTTTCTAATCAAG ccCAAGAACGAAGGGAGCGGGAACAAGCTCAACGGAGATTCAAAGAAGCTGATTGAGTGTCTTTATGACAGTATGACTGAGTGCATCTACCAACATCCCATCACCTCCTTCACTGTGGAGACCAAACCGCAGCCGGTGTTTGAGGTGGACATCTTGGGGAAGGGTCGCAAGGCCTTGGAGACTGCAAATGATGATCTGG GTCTGGCATTTGACTGTTGGGATCTGGACTACTACACATCAATGTTCCAGAGGATTAAAAGGAACCCCACCAGTGTGGAGTGTTTTGACCTGGCCCAGTCCAACAG TGAGCACAGTCGTCACTGGTTCTTCCGGGGGCGAATGGTGATCGACGggcaggagcaggaggagacacTTTTCAGCCTCATAATGGACACCCAGCGGCAAAGCAACCAGAACAACGTCATCAAGTTCTGCGACAACAGCAG tGGTATCAAAGGAATGGAGCTGGAGTGTGTTTACCCAAGAGATGCATCCCAGGCCAGTCCATATGAGACGCGGCACTCACTACGACACGTCATCTTCACCGCAGAGACACACAACTTTCCAACTG GCGTAGCTCCGTTCAGTGGCGCCACCACAGGGACAGGAGGTCGCATCAGGGATGTGCAGAGTGCTGGACAGGGAGGCCACGTCATTGCCGGCACTGCAGGATACTGCTTCGGCAACCTGCACATACCAG GTTACGATCTCCCCTGGGAGTCTGAAGGAGAAGGCTGGGAGTATCCTTCCAGCTTCGCTCCTCCACTGCAGGTGGCCATCGAGGCCAGTGATGGTGCCTCAGACTACGGCAACAAGTTTGGAGAACCTGTTCTGTCAG GTTTTGCTCGTTCCTTCGGCATGCGGCTGGCTAACGGTGAGCGGCGAGAGTGGATTAAGCCGATCATGTTCAGCGGCGGTCTCGGGTCTATTGAAGATACACATATAAAGAAAGACCAGCCAGAGACCG GAATGGAAGTGGTGAAGATCGGAGGGCCGGTGTACAGAATTGGCGTGGGAGGAGGAGCAGCCTCCTCTGTACAA GTCCAGGGGGACAACTCCAGCGACAGGGATCTGGGTGCAGTGCAGAGAGGAGATGCTGAGATGGAGCAGAAGATGAATCGCGCTCTGAGGGCGTGCCTGGAAAGAAGTGGCGGGAACCCAATCTGCAGTATACATGATCAGGGAGCTGGAGGAAACG GTAATGTTCTTAAGGAGCTCAGTGAGCCAGCAGGTGCCGTAATCTACTGCAGCAGATTCAAG AAAGGTGACCCCACGTTGAGCGTGCTGGAGCTGTGGGGGGCAGAGTACCAGGAGAGTAACGCCCTGCTGCTCCGCCCATCAGACAGGTCTTTCCTGGAGAGAGTGTGTCAAAGGGAGAAGTGTCCCGTTGACTTTGTGGGAAACATCACAGGAGACGGCAAG ATTGTGCTGGTGGATGATGAGGGAGACAGCGGTGATCAGGCCAGCAGGGGATGCTGTCCTGTAGACCTGCAGCTAGAGTGGGTTCTGGGGAAGATGCCGCAGAAGGAGTTTAAGATGGAGCGGCTGACCCCGACCCATCAGCCACTGGCTCTTCCTGCTGCGCTGACAGTCAAAGAGGCCCTGGACAGAGTTTTACGTTTGCCTGCTGTGGCGTCTAAACGCTACCTGACCAACAAG GTGGACCGGTCTGTGACTGGGTTGGTAGCCCAGCAACAGTGCGTCGGCCCTCTTCACACCCCATTGGCGGACGTGGCTGTTGTTGCTCTGTCACCGTTCAGCCTAGAGGGAGCAGCGACGGCCATCGGAGAGCAGCCAATTAAAGGCCTGGTCTGTCCTGCAGCGGGGGCTCGCATGGCTGTGGGAGAAGCTCTGACCAATCTGGTATTTGCCAGAGTCACAGCTCTGAAG gatgTGAAGTGTAGTGGTAACTGGATGTGGGCTGCCAAGCTGCCGGGTGAGGGAGCATGTCTGTGGGAGGCCTGCAAAGCCATGTGTAAGGTCATGGGTCAGCTGGGAGTGGCCATCGATGGGGGCAAGGACTCTCTAAGTATGGCCGCTAGAGTGGGGAAAGAGACGGTCAAAGCTCCAG GGGCTCTGGTTATCTCTGCATATGTTGTTTGTCCTGACATCACTGCCACCGTGACGCCTGACCTCGAAGATCCAGATGGCAAAg GCGTGTTGTTGTGGGTTCCTCTGAGTCCAGGCCATCATCGTCTCGGAGGCTCAGCCCTGGCTCAGTGCTACAGTCAGCTGGGAGATTGCTCTCCTGACCTGGACCAGCCTCAACTATTGACTGCCTGCTTCAACGCCACACAGACACTCATACACG atCATCTGCTGAGTGCAGGACATGACATCAGCGATGGAGGTCTCATTTCCTGCCTGCTAGAGATGGCGTTTGCTGGAAACCGTGGGATTGATGTGGAGTTGTCATCTCAAGGAGCTGGAG TCATGGAGCTGTTGTTCAGCGAGGAGCTGGGTTTGGTTCTGGAGGTATCCGAGTCTGATGTAGAAACAGTGTGTCAGAGATACAGCGATGCAGGCGTGCTGTGCCATCGTATCGGCAGAACGTGCGGCTTCGGACCAGAGGCTACA GTCAGTGTTCAAGTGGACGGACAGGAAGTACTAAGAGAACCGCTGCCTAAACTCAGAGCATTATGGGAGGACACCAGTTTCCAGCTGGAGCGCCTGCAGGCCAATGAGCTCTGTGttaaacaggaggaggaagggttAGCCAGGAGGACACAGCCCTACTTcaaactgacctttgacccctctGACATGCCCAGCATCAGGCAGCTCA ctGCAGGGCAGCCTCGTGTAGCTGTGGTCAGAGAGGAGGGCAGTAACGGAGACCGAGAgatgtctgtgtctctgtttatGGCGGGCTTTGAG GTGTGGGATGTCACCATGCAGGACCTGTGCTCTGGTTCTTTAACCCTGGAGCCTTTCAAAGCAGTTGTGTTTGTCGGAGGATTCAGCTACGCAGACGTGCTGGGATCAGCTAAag GTTGGGCTGCTACTGTTGCTTATAACCCCAAGGCCAAGGCTGAATTTGATCGCTTCCGGCAGCGGGACAACACACTGAGTCTGGGTGTGTGCAATGGCTGCCAGCTGCTCGCCCTGCTGGGCTGGGTGGGAGAGGGCCAGGACGGAGGAG CATCTGAAGTGGTGCTGACCCACAATAAGTCTGGCAGGTTTGAGTCACGATTTGTCAGCGTTGGGATCCAGGCGTCCCCATCCGTCTGGCTCCAAGGCATGGAGGGCTCAGCTCTTGGAGTCTGGGTTGCACATGGCGAAG GTCTGATGCAGTTCCGTAGCTCGCAGGCCCAGGACCAGATTATTTCTGGTGGGCTCGCCCCCCTCCGTTACCTTGACGATCAGGGTCATCCCACTGAAGAGTACCCTCTCAACCCTAATGGTTCCCCGCAGGGCATAGCGGGGCTCTGCTCCAAGGATGGCAGACACCTGGCCATGATGCCCCACCCGGAGCGCTGCACCCTGGGCTGGCAGTGGCCCTGGGCCCCGAGGGACTTCAGACCTTCTCTCACTCCCTCACCCTGGCTCCACATGTTCAAGAATGCAGCTGCCTGGTGCAGCAACACAAACTGA
- the si:dkey-183n20.15 gene encoding RING-HC_RNF170 domain-containing protein isoform X2 has translation MSCHKLCPSTSQQDWHCPVCLQTASFPVQTNCGHLFCAPCLITYWRHGSWLDAISCPLCRQKVSVLCHLFNESRTDRQSKEVLGEITDYNKRYSGAPRRITDYLCDAPLLLQLLARGLGTMGGLVWLFFFRVALCCVGTVVSISSPSLDPVSSSSSPIETDPSLCGLLGVLDDLVVVILLLICVININQQMAPERGHSANAATSQGVMGDSL, from the exons ATGAGCTGCCACAAG TTATGTCCATCCACAAGCCAACAGGACTGGCACTGTCCTGTGTGTCTGCAGACGGCCAGCTTCCCAGTCCAGACGAACTGTGGCCATTTGTTCTGTG CTCCCTGTTTGATCACCTACTGGAGACACGGGTCATGGTTGGACGCTATCAGCTGCCCTCTCTGTAGACAGAAG GTCAGTGTTCTGTGCCATCTGTTTAATGAGAGTCGAACAGACCGACAGTCAAAGGAAGTTCTTGGGGAAATCACAGACTACAACAAACGTTATTCTGGAGCCCCTCGACGG ATAACAGACTACCTGTGTGATGCGCCCCTTCTCCTGCAGTTACTGGCACGTGGCCTGGGCACGATGGGAGGGCTTGTGTGGCTGTTTTTCTTCAGGGTGGCGCTGTGCTGCGTGGGGACTGTGGTGTCCATCTCTTCCCCTTCTCTGGACCCCGTCTCCTCATCATCAAGTCCCATAGAAACAGATCCCTCCCTCTGCGGACTGCTGGGGGTCTTGGATGACTTGGTGGTGGTCATTCTGCTCCTTATCTGTGTTATCAATATCAACCAGCAAATGGCGCCAGAGAGAGGACACTCTGCAAATGCTGCAACCTCACAAGGAGTAATGGGGGATTCACTGTAG
- the si:dkey-183n20.15 gene encoding RING-HC_RNF170 domain-containing protein isoform X1, which yields MHPCHSSQSRLDHLPPEGLAGQGHPGSSRSLVCPPEQSASTYMSCHKLCPSTSQQDWHCPVCLQTASFPVQTNCGHLFCAPCLITYWRHGSWLDAISCPLCRQKVSVLCHLFNESRTDRQSKEVLGEITDYNKRYSGAPRRITDYLCDAPLLLQLLARGLGTMGGLVWLFFFRVALCCVGTVVSISSPSLDPVSSSSSPIETDPSLCGLLGVLDDLVVVILLLICVININQQMAPERGHSANAATSQGVMGDSL from the exons ATGCACCCCTGCCACAGCTCTCAGTCCAG ACTGGACCATCTCCCTCCTGAAGGTCTAGCGGGGCAGGGTCACCCAGGGTCATCCAGATCTTTGGTTTGTCCACCGGAGCAGTCAGCCTCAACATACATGAGCTGCCACAAG TTATGTCCATCCACAAGCCAACAGGACTGGCACTGTCCTGTGTGTCTGCAGACGGCCAGCTTCCCAGTCCAGACGAACTGTGGCCATTTGTTCTGTG CTCCCTGTTTGATCACCTACTGGAGACACGGGTCATGGTTGGACGCTATCAGCTGCCCTCTCTGTAGACAGAAG GTCAGTGTTCTGTGCCATCTGTTTAATGAGAGTCGAACAGACCGACAGTCAAAGGAAGTTCTTGGGGAAATCACAGACTACAACAAACGTTATTCTGGAGCCCCTCGACGG ATAACAGACTACCTGTGTGATGCGCCCCTTCTCCTGCAGTTACTGGCACGTGGCCTGGGCACGATGGGAGGGCTTGTGTGGCTGTTTTTCTTCAGGGTGGCGCTGTGCTGCGTGGGGACTGTGGTGTCCATCTCTTCCCCTTCTCTGGACCCCGTCTCCTCATCATCAAGTCCCATAGAAACAGATCCCTCCCTCTGCGGACTGCTGGGGGTCTTGGATGACTTGGTGGTGGTCATTCTGCTCCTTATCTGTGTTATCAATATCAACCAGCAAATGGCGCCAGAGAGAGGACACTCTGCAAATGCTGCAACCTCACAAGGAGTAATGGGGGATTCACTGTAG